In Bacteroidales bacterium, a genomic segment contains:
- a CDS encoding glycosyltransferase, whose product MESVVIVTPSWFIEVDLPVVRALSSHYAVHWMILFQKDLREYAPADVIHLTDNLHVTLHIFQRKHRRLHPHNALLAFRVIREIASNPGARIYFNTLEDMYLLILSRLFFSPSRIIIGVHDFIPHRKFSTKLIKYTHQLVYRLFRNFHFFSESQRQAFLQKYPHKRAWMIPMFVKDYGLPTTGGSLKRARCHFLFFGQMRYNKGIDVLTEAINLLSEKTGSFLVTMAGAGTEAEKYRQEIRDQHCVKWDIRIIPDQEIPDLFSHTDFLVLPYRDVTQSGPLWIAFRYGVPVIASDLPGFREWITEGETGFFVPPEDPHALADTMLRALHMTGEEKNRMQQNILQFVRIKLDPENITTAYRNMFSSAV is encoded by the coding sequence ATGGAATCTGTTGTAATTGTTACACCGTCATGGTTTATTGAAGTGGACCTGCCTGTGGTCAGGGCATTATCATCACACTATGCCGTTCACTGGATGATATTGTTTCAGAAAGACCTGCGTGAATATGCTCCTGCCGATGTCATTCACCTGACAGACAACCTTCATGTTACACTGCATATTTTTCAGCGGAAACACCGGCGGCTGCATCCCCATAATGCCCTTCTTGCCTTCCGTGTTATTAGGGAAATAGCCTCCAATCCCGGTGCCCGCATATATTTCAATACCCTGGAAGATATGTACCTTCTGATTCTCTCCCGGTTGTTTTTTTCTCCCTCCAGGATTATTATCGGGGTTCATGATTTCATACCCCACCGAAAATTTTCCACCAAGCTCATTAAATATACACACCAGCTGGTATACAGGCTCTTCAGAAATTTTCATTTCTTTTCAGAAAGCCAGAGGCAGGCCTTTCTGCAGAAATACCCGCACAAAAGAGCGTGGATGATCCCCATGTTTGTGAAGGATTATGGCCTTCCCACCACAGGAGGTTCCCTGAAAAGGGCTCGCTGTCATTTTCTGTTTTTCGGACAGATGCGCTACAACAAGGGAATTGATGTGCTGACGGAAGCCATCAATTTATTGAGCGAAAAAACCGGAAGCTTTCTGGTTACAATGGCTGGAGCCGGGACAGAAGCTGAAAAATACCGCCAGGAAATCCGTGATCAGCACTGCGTGAAATGGGACATCCGGATTATCCCCGATCAGGAAATTCCCGATCTTTTTTCCCATACCGATTTTCTGGTTTTGCCATACAGGGATGTAACCCAGAGCGGCCCTCTCTGGATTGCCTTCCGGTACGGTGTGCCTGTTATTGCAAGCGACTTGCCGGGGTTCAGGGAATGGATTACGGAAGGGGAAACGGGCTTTTTTGTACCTCCCGAAGATCCCCATGCCCTGGCCGATACCATGCTCAGGGCACTGCACATGACCGGGGAAGAGAAGAACCGCATGCAACAAAACATTTTGCAGTTTGTTCGTATAAAGCTTGATCCGGAAAATATAACTACGGCCTATAGAAATATGTTTTCATCGGCTGTATGA
- a CDS encoding glycosyltransferase family 4 protein, which translates to MNTIPKILITAPSFDERENVSGVVSVVRLIMKLPGYSFTHFRLGRRDNERSGIFWLMSQIGSLFSFVRVVGRFDLVHISYSLNPPSILRDFFYGLLARLFGKKLIVHVHGGKYLTRKPDNFLLDAMIRQLLRYAHRVLVLSAREEQLLQENYGHYPVSILPNCVEFPADIQRSENSGPHLRLLFFGRIHESKGIWDICEAMKILVQQKENVILDVYGKGPEQERFIASCSLAMGEQFRYRGVASGSEKWKVLASYDVLLLPSRYGEGLPMAMLEAMAVGLVVVVTDDASITTVIEDGTNGILVQKNDPRALAEKISFLAGNRALVQAIGEKARQTIRSQFTVDNYLYRLDSIYKQLV; encoded by the coding sequence ATGAATACAATCCCGAAAATACTGATTACAGCCCCGAGCTTTGACGAACGCGAAAACGTGAGTGGGGTGGTTTCTGTGGTCCGCCTGATTATGAAGCTTCCGGGGTACAGCTTTACCCATTTTCGTCTGGGGCGCAGGGATAACGAACGATCGGGCATATTCTGGCTGATGAGCCAGATAGGGTCTTTGTTTTCCTTTGTGCGGGTGGTTGGACGTTTTGACCTGGTGCATATCAGCTATTCCCTGAATCCTCCTTCCATCCTCAGGGATTTCTTTTATGGCCTGCTTGCACGCTTGTTTGGGAAAAAGCTGATAGTTCATGTTCACGGAGGAAAGTATCTGACCCGGAAACCGGACAACTTCCTGCTCGATGCAATGATAAGGCAACTGCTCCGGTATGCTCACAGGGTACTTGTTCTCAGCGCCAGAGAGGAACAACTTCTGCAGGAAAATTACGGGCATTATCCTGTCAGCATTCTACCGAATTGTGTTGAATTTCCTGCTGATATTCAGCGGAGCGAAAATTCCGGTCCGCATCTCCGCTTGCTCTTTTTTGGCAGGATTCATGAATCAAAAGGGATATGGGATATTTGCGAGGCCATGAAAATTCTGGTACAGCAGAAAGAAAATGTTATCCTTGATGTGTATGGAAAAGGCCCCGAACAGGAACGATTCATTGCTTCCTGTTCCCTGGCAATGGGAGAACAATTCAGATACCGTGGCGTTGCCTCAGGATCTGAAAAATGGAAGGTGCTTGCTTCTTACGATGTTTTGCTTCTTCCTTCCCGGTACGGTGAAGGCCTTCCTATGGCAATGCTGGAAGCAATGGCCGTGGGGCTTGTGGTGGTGGTGACCGACGACGCATCCATAACAACGGTAATTGAAGACGGCACAAACGGAATTCTGGTGCAGAAAAATGACCCCCGTGCACTGGCAGAGAAAATCAGCTTTCTGGCAGGTAACAGGGCACTTGTACAAGCAATTGGAGAGAAGGCTCGTCAAACCATTCGTTCCCAATTTACCGTGGATAACTATCTTTATCGTCTTGATTCAATTTATAAACAACTGGTATAG